From Deltaproteobacteria bacterium HGW-Deltaproteobacteria-6:
CGCTATCAGCAAGTCGACCTTTCCGGCCTGCGCGGCGATAACCAGTGCGGAAAATTCCATGGTCTGATACGTGACTTTTGCATTGAGAAAATAAGCGAGCCTTTTGACAAATTCAATATCGAATCCCGTCAGTTCACCACCGGCGTAAAAGTTCATCGGTTCGTTCAAACCGTCGGTAGCGATTTTCAGCGTCATCGCTGGATTTTCCGGCTCCGCTATCCGGGGCATTACGGCGTTTGCTTGCAGGATCCATCGATTATACATTTCCTGATACGTTCCATCCGCCTTGTATTGCCGGATAAAGGCGTTGACTTTCGTAATCAAGTCCTTCCGGTCCAGCGCGGCGCCGGCAACAATGCGTTCATCCGCAATCTTGTCATCCATCAGCGCCAGATCAGGATTTTTCATGGCCACATACTGAAGCGTATGCCGGTCAAAAGCAAAGGCATCGATCTTTCCCTGCTTGACCGCCAGATAACCGTCATTGACACCTGAATAATACTCGATTTTGCATTTGGGGAATTTTTGTTCAACAACCGTCATGGCGGCGGAGCCCTGCGGCACACCGATGGAATATCCGGGGGCGTTCATCTGAGCCGGACCGGGCAGGATACGGTTGCTTTCCGGATTGCTGGAGCAGCCCGGAAGCATTACAAGAAAAAAAACAAATAAGGTAAAAAGAGCGATGCTCCTCTTCTCATTTTTTTTACACCGGTGTTTCAATATTTTTACATCCCTTCCGAAGGGCTTTGTCTCTTCAATTCCGCAGCGGGCTTCTCCATACCGGAAAGCCGCAGAATGAGATTGCCTGATACAGTCCGGCGATAATCCGCCGCGGCCCGGACATCATCAATCGGCAAAACAAAGCGGACAATTTTCTCGGCGGCAGCGGAGAGCGTCTCTTGCGACAGTTTTTTACCGGTCAGAAAGTCTTCAATTCCGGCATCCGTCATAACGGCGGGACCGACACTGCCCCAGGCCAGACGGCACGCTTCAATCATTCCGGAAGGCGTGATCCTGAGAAGAGCGGCCATGCTGGCAACCGCGCAGGACATTGACTTGCGCTGTCCGACTTTTTCAAAATGATGAAAGTTGAATTCCGCAGGCTTTTTTACGCGAACGCCTGTGATGATTTCGCCCGGCGCAAGCCGTGTCTTTCCGGGACCGGCGATGAAGTCCGGGACAGACACGGATCGACTGCCTTTCTGTGAAGCAATCTCTACGTCCGCCCGCAGCACATACAAAGGCGGCAGAGTGTCCCCCGCCGGTGAGGCCGTACAGATATTGCCGCCAATGGTTCCCATTGTTCGGATCGGAGGAGACCCCAGCGTCCTGAGAGCCTGGACAAGAACAGGCAGGTGCGCCGCAATCAGAGGATGGCGCAGAATATTTTCATGCGTGGCACAAGCGCCTATCCAAATTTCACCATCATCTTCCCCGATACCGCTTAGTTCTGCAATCCTTTCCAGTCCGATCAGGACGGTTGCATCCGTCCTGGCGGCGCGCATTTTGACAAACAGGTCCGTGCCGCCCGCAAATATCAGGGCATCAGGGTTTGCATTGAGACAGGACCACAGATCGGCAAGAGTTTGAGGAAGGTAAACCTGTCTCATGGTTTTTCCTCCTCACGGCGCGTAGCCGCTGCGACGGCGTCCACGATCTTCTGGTATCCCGTGCAGCGGCAGAGATTTCCGGCAAGTCCCGCGCGGATCTCTTCCCGTAAGGGCCGTGGATTGTGTTTCAGGAGCGCCGCCGCCCCGATAATCATGCCCGGCGTACAAAACCCGCATTGCACCGCTCCATGGCGAATGAAAGATTCCTGAAGCGGATGCAAACGGTCCTTTTCAGACAGCCCTTCGATGGTCACAATATCCCGGCCTGAAAGTTGCGCCGCGATCATCAGGCAGGACAAACGGTGTTCGCCGTTCACAAGGATAGAACAGGTCCCGCATTCACCGGCGCCGCATCCTTCCTTGGTGCCTGTCAACCCGAGGTCTTCCCGCAGAAGATCCACCACGCGCCGATCCGCGGCGGTTTCCATGTCTATTGCCTTCCCGTTGAGCGTAAACCGGATATTCATGACCGGCCTCCTTCCCGACGGGACCGAGACAAAGCCTCAAGCACCCGTTCCTGTTTCAGGGGAGAACAGGTCAAACGGATGCCGCAGGCGTCGGCCAGAGCATTGGCAATGGCAGGTAGCGGGCCGTTGGAGCCGACTTCACCGACGCCCTTCATGCCATAGGGACCAGACGGCTCCCAGGTTTCCACAATCTGCGAGTTGATTTCCGGAATATCCATCGCGCCGGGAATATGATAGGTGGTGAAATTCGGCGTCAGCAGACGCCCCTGCTCCATCATGATTTCTTCATAGAGCGCGTAACCGATGCCCTGGGCAATCGCGCCCTGCACCTGCTGCGTAAAGGTCTGCGGGTTGAGGACGCGTCCCGCCTCGGTTGCGGCGGCATAAGCCTTGACATCGACGGCGCCGGTCAGTGTGTCCACTTCAATGCAAGCCAAATGGGCGGCATAGGAAAAAATAAGATGGGGAAAGCCGATGATAAATTCCTTCCCCGTATCCAGTTTGTCGCGGACAACAGGCATGAGAAACTGGCTGATGCAGACCCGGTCTTCCGCCGCCATCATCGAACCGATCATCTCCAGCGGAATTTCGCGGCCGGATTGCAGGTCGCGGACACGCCCCGACAAAAGCTCCAGATGCTCCAGAGTGTCGGCCAGAAGAACCAGCGCCGCGCGGCCGATAATTTTACGCCGGAGCGCTTCACTGGCTTTAATCAGGGCGTTGCCATAGGTATAAGTCGTGCGTCCTGCCGAGGACGATCCGGAAGGAAGCGTCCGGTCCGTGTCCGGCTGGACAAGCTCAATGCGCGTATTTTCCTGACACAAAATCTGTCCGGCAATCTGGACAAAGGCGGTGGCGTTGCCCTGCCCCATATCGGTTACTCCGTTATAGACCCGGATTCGTCCCTCCGTTGTCAGCTCAATTTTGGCAATGGCTGAATCGGGCAGGCCGCGTCCATAGCCCATCGCGTTAAACACGGCGGATACGCCCACGCCTCTTTTTTTAAAGGGTCCGGCGTTTTGCTTCCAGTCGTTGCGATTGAGCCAGAGCGGATTTTCTGCAAGCGCCGTAAGGCAGTCGAGAATGCCTGTGGACTGAGTCATGGTGACGCCGGAAGTGTTCCGGTCTCCACGGCGCAGCGCATTTTTCCTGCGCAGCGCCAGAGGGTTGATGTTCAGTTTTGCAGCCAGCAGATCCATCATCTGCTCGATGGCAAAACTGACCTGCGCGACACCGAAGCCGCGCATGGCGCCGGCAACAGGGTTGTTCGTATAAACGCACCAGCCTTCGATAAGCGTGTGAGGAATGCGGTATGGTCCCCCGGCATGTTCCATGCCCAGGGCCATGACCTCTCCGCCCAGATGCGCGTAGGCTCCCGTATTATAGTAGAGGCGGCAATGCAGCGCCTGAAGTGTTCCGTCGGATTTGGCCCCGAGCCGATAATGCATATGGACGGCATGGCGCTTGTAGCCGGCCGCAAAATTTTCTTCCCTGTTCCACCACATCTTGACCGGCCTGCCTTGCGCATGAAGGGCGGCCAGCATCAGAAAGCACTGCACCGTGGCGCCGTCCTTGCCTCCGAAAGCGCCGCCCAGATAGGGGCTGATGACACGCATCTTATCCATGGCCAATCCCAGCGCATGGCTGATTTCCCACTTGTCGCGAAAGGGCGCCTGCGTCGAGGCAATCAGGACAACACGACCGTCCGCCTCCTGCCAGGCAATGCCGTTTTCCGTTTCGAGGAAGGCATGAGCCTGCATGGGAACATCGAAAGTTTCTTCAATCAGAATATCGCAACCCGCAATCGCGCTTTCGCCGTCGCCGGCCTTGATTTCGGCTTTCAGCAGAACATTGCCGCCGGGATAATCCTCGTGAAGCACAGGCGCGCCCGGTTTCAGAGCTTCTTCAACGGTAAAAACCCCCGGCAGGGGTTCAATGTCAACTTCGATAAGATCGATGGCTTGTTTCAGAGTTTCCCGATTTTCCGCCAGAACCAGCGCAACGGCGTCACCCGAATAGCGGACCTTATCCGTGGCAAGGACCGGCTGATCCTTGTGGACAATTCCCTGACGATTGGCGCCGGTGACGTCACGGCCTGTCAACACAGCCACCACACCGGGAAGGTGCGCGGCGGCCGACGTGTCCAAATTGCGGATACGGCCATGGGCAACACCTGCGCGGCGCACACCGGCCCAGAGCAGATTGTCCCCGTAATAATCCACGGCGTATTTTTCGGCTCCGGTCACTTTGGCCGCCGCATCAGGCCGCGCAAAGGATTTGCCGATTTCCGGAATTTGTATGTCCAACGTGGCTATTTCCTTTCAAGAAACAACTGTTTAATGACTTCCAGGCACCTTTGTGCTATATGCCTTCACAATTAAATTCTTAGCACAGGATGACGAGTGTTTCAATGGAGAAAGGATTTTACCGTTTTATTGCCGACAGTTTTTCGAGTCCGCGGCCAATCGTTCTGGCAACGATTATCTTCCGTTCGGGATCGGCTCCCCGCGAAGCAGGAACCACCATGGCCATTTTCGAAAATAATGAAAGCGTGGGAACCATCGGGGGCGGCGCCCTGGAGGCACAGGTTTTGAAAGCTGCGGCAAAGGTTATCGCCTGCCGGCAATCCGTCTGTCTGAAATTCTCGTTCAACGATCAGCAAAACGTCAAAGGCGGCATGATCTGCGGCGGACAGGTAGAAGTCCTTGTCGATTTCCTGGAAGGCAATGATGCTTTATCGGCCGGCCTGTTCATGAAGATCGCCTGCGCTTGCGAGGCAGGAAAGCCCGCCTGGCTTATCTGGTCCGTTCACCCGGATCATAGTAACGAAACGTTTGTGAAGACCGGCCTGGGTGTCATGTCCGGAGATGATATCGATGCCGGTTCTCTGGATCTGACGGGGTTTGACCTCAACAGTTTGAAACAGGCGTGCCATCCGGACGAGGCAAGACTTGTAACGGGCAGCGGCGGCATCCGATATCTGATTCAACCCGTTTTTCCGCGGGAGCGGGTTATCATCGCGGGAGCCGGCCACATTGGCCGGAAACTGGCCGCTCTGTGCGACATAACCGGTTTCGCCACCGTCATCATTGACGACCGTCCGGATTTTGCCGGTCGCGACCGTTTTCCCGAATCAGAGATTGTGATTCCGGAGGCATCCTTTGAAAACTGCTTCGCCGGCCTGTCCATAGGCCTCAACGACCGGATTGTCATTGTTACACGGGGGCACGAGCACGACCGGACTGTTCTTTTTCAGGCCATGGAGAGCGGCGCAGGCTATATCGGCATGATCGGAAGCCGCAGAAAGCGCGACGCCATCTACGAAAGCCTCCGGCAAGACGGCGTAAGCGCGGAAGACCTGGCGCGCGTCCACTGCCCGATCGGCCTCGATATCGGCGCGCAAACGCCCGCGGAAATAGCCGTGAGCATCGTCGCTGAACTGATTGCGCTGCGCACCGGAACAGGATCAAAATGAGAGTCAAAAGTTACAAAAATGGTTTTTCCTGCATTACTCATTTTTCAAATCAGTGATCTTATGATACATTGCAATCAGTAATTGTTAAAAATCTTTCTTTAATCAACCGCCTCGCAACAAACTGTCGGGGCATGAAATGAACATTTTCATATCGCAGCAATCTGAGGCTAATTAACGTTCGTCCCGCGTGAGCGGGATTAAAAGCATGATCAGACGTTTCATTACAGAACTAAGGGGGTGTGTGATGCGAAAATGGATCGTTGGGATATTGGCAGTGCTGGTGGCGGCAGGCGGCATATTCTGGGTAACGGCTGACAAGGATATGCGCGGGTTGATCCTTAACATACCGACCAACAAGGATGTACTTTTCTGGTCAATCCAACAGCGCGATGCCGCTTTTCGCGCGATGGACCGGATGCCCATCCTTACCAAATCACGAGTCATTTCCGCTGACGGATACGTCTATCCCCTGCCGAA
This genomic window contains:
- a CDS encoding dehydrogenase is translated as MTSVSMEKGFYRFIADSFSSPRPIVLATIIFRSGSAPREAGTTMAIFENNESVGTIGGGALEAQVLKAAAKVIACRQSVCLKFSFNDQQNVKGGMICGGQVEVLVDFLEGNDALSAGLFMKIACACEAGKPAWLIWSVHPDHSNETFVKTGLGVMSGDDIDAGSLDLTGFDLNSLKQACHPDEARLVTGSGGIRYLIQPVFPRERVIIAGAGHIGRKLAALCDITGFATVIIDDRPDFAGRDRFPESEIVIPEASFENCFAGLSIGLNDRIVIVTRGHEHDRTVLFQAMESGAGYIGMIGSRRKRDAIYESLRQDGVSAEDLARVHCPIGLDIGAQTPAEIAVSIVAELIALRTGTGSK
- a CDS encoding carbon monoxide dehydrogenase; this encodes MPEIGKSFARPDAAAKVTGAEKYAVDYYGDNLLWAGVRRAGVAHGRIRNLDTSAAAHLPGVVAVLTGRDVTGANRQGIVHKDQPVLATDKVRYSGDAVALVLAENRETLKQAIDLIEVDIEPLPGVFTVEEALKPGAPVLHEDYPGGNVLLKAEIKAGDGESAIAGCDILIEETFDVPMQAHAFLETENGIAWQEADGRVVLIASTQAPFRDKWEISHALGLAMDKMRVISPYLGGAFGGKDGATVQCFLMLAALHAQGRPVKMWWNREENFAAGYKRHAVHMHYRLGAKSDGTLQALHCRLYYNTGAYAHLGGEVMALGMEHAGGPYRIPHTLIEGWCVYTNNPVAGAMRGFGVAQVSFAIEQMMDLLAAKLNINPLALRRKNALRRGDRNTSGVTMTQSTGILDCLTALAENPLWLNRNDWKQNAGPFKKRGVGVSAVFNAMGYGRGLPDSAIAKIELTTEGRIRVYNGVTDMGQGNATAFVQIAGQILCQENTRIELVQPDTDRTLPSGSSSAGRTTYTYGNALIKASEALRRKIIGRAALVLLADTLEHLELLSGRVRDLQSGREIPLEMIGSMMAAEDRVCISQFLMPVVRDKLDTGKEFIIGFPHLIFSYAAHLACIEVDTLTGAVDVKAYAAATEAGRVLNPQTFTQQVQGAIAQGIGYALYEEIMMEQGRLLTPNFTTYHIPGAMDIPEINSQIVETWEPSGPYGMKGVGEVGSNGPLPAIANALADACGIRLTCSPLKQERVLEALSRSRREGGRS
- a CDS encoding molybdopterin dehydrogenase; the protein is MRQVYLPQTLADLWSCLNANPDALIFAGGTDLFVKMRAARTDATVLIGLERIAELSGIGEDDGEIWIGACATHENILRHPLIAAHLPVLVQALRTLGSPPIRTMGTIGGNICTASPAGDTLPPLYVLRADVEIASQKGSRSVSVPDFIAGPGKTRLAPGEIITGVRVKKPAEFNFHHFEKVGQRKSMSCAVASMAALLRITPSGMIEACRLAWGSVGPAVMTDAGIEDFLTGKKLSQETLSAAAEKIVRFVLPIDDVRAAADYRRTVSGNLILRLSGMEKPAAELKRQSPSEGM
- a CDS encoding ferredoxin; translated protein: MNIRFTLNGKAIDMETAADRRVVDLLREDLGLTGTKEGCGAGECGTCSILVNGEHRLSCLMIAAQLSGRDIVTIEGLSEKDRLHPLQESFIRHGAVQCGFCTPGMIIGAAALLKHNPRPLREEIRAGLAGNLCRCTGYQKIVDAVAAATRREEEKP